In the Caballeronia sp. LZ062 genome, one interval contains:
- a CDS encoding MoxR family ATPase has product MFDEPASIDDTLARLREQQYFASRELATALFLALKMQRPLFLEGEPGVGKTELAKAAAGLCGTTLLRLQCYEGLDTASALYEWDYPRQIMALRLAEAAGETPSNDSLYRGEFLLKRPLLQALLPDPANADARRVLLIDEIDRADEPFEAFLLELLSDFQVSIPEYGTVRAARPPLVVMTSNRTREVHDALKRRCLYQWIGYPARDVELDIVAARAPEAGAALQARAVAFVHQLRTMDLFKAPGVAETIDWCRALAALSVSELDPQSVQDTLGVLLKYQDDLARMDAATLAQCLSAARA; this is encoded by the coding sequence ATGTTCGACGAACCCGCTTCCATCGACGACACGCTCGCGCGCCTGCGCGAGCAGCAGTACTTCGCGAGCCGCGAACTGGCGACGGCGCTTTTTCTCGCATTGAAGATGCAGCGTCCGCTCTTTCTGGAAGGCGAGCCGGGCGTCGGCAAGACGGAACTGGCGAAGGCGGCGGCGGGCTTGTGCGGCACGACGCTTTTGCGTCTGCAATGCTACGAAGGGCTCGACACGGCGAGCGCGCTGTACGAATGGGACTATCCGCGTCAGATCATGGCGCTGCGGCTCGCGGAAGCCGCGGGCGAAACGCCGTCCAACGATTCGCTGTATCGCGGCGAGTTTTTGCTGAAGCGGCCGCTGTTGCAGGCGCTGTTGCCCGATCCCGCGAACGCGGATGCAAGGCGCGTGTTGTTGATCGATGAAATCGACCGCGCCGACGAGCCGTTCGAAGCGTTTCTTCTGGAACTGCTGTCGGACTTTCAGGTGTCGATTCCCGAGTACGGCACTGTGCGCGCGGCGCGACCGCCGCTCGTGGTGATGACGTCGAACCGCACGCGGGAAGTCCACGATGCGCTGAAGCGCCGCTGTCTGTATCAATGGATCGGCTATCCGGCGCGCGATGTCGAACTGGACATCGTGGCGGCGCGTGCGCCGGAGGCGGGCGCGGCGTTGCAGGCGCGGGCCGTCGCGTTCGTCCATCAGTTGCGGACGATGGACCTGTTCAAGGCGCCGGGCGTCGCGGAGACGATCGACTGGTGTCGCGCGCTCGCGGCGTTGTCGGTCTCCGAACTCGATCCGCAATCGGTGCAGGACACGCTCGGCGTGCTGCTCAAGTATCAGGACGATCTCGCGCGCATGGACGCCGCGACGCTCGCGCAATGTCTCTCGGCGGCGCGGGCGTGA
- a CDS encoding xanthine dehydrogenase family protein subunit M, whose translation MYAFDYQRPDEAQAAVAALAANGDAKYLAGGQSLLPTMRLRLAQPSALVDVTRIASMKTVTLDADKLTIGGAMCHAQVGANADVKRALPGLADLASRIGDRQVRERGTIGGSLANDDPAACYPSAVLALNATIVTDRRRIAADDFFLGMYETALEPDELITAVEFPLAERAAYEKFRNPASHFALVGVFVAKHADGVRVGVTGAAPSAFRATELEAALSKDFSVSAARSVTIPADGLNDDMHASAAYRAHLIPVLAGRAIERALSFSA comes from the coding sequence ATGTACGCATTCGACTATCAACGGCCGGACGAGGCGCAGGCGGCGGTGGCCGCGCTCGCGGCCAACGGCGACGCCAAATATCTCGCGGGCGGCCAGAGCCTGCTGCCGACCATGCGCCTGCGGCTCGCGCAGCCGTCCGCGCTTGTGGATGTGACGCGCATCGCGTCGATGAAAACCGTCACGCTGGATGCAGACAAGCTGACCATCGGCGGCGCGATGTGCCACGCGCAAGTCGGCGCGAACGCGGACGTCAAACGCGCGCTGCCGGGCTTGGCCGACTTGGCGAGCCGCATCGGCGACAGACAGGTGCGTGAGCGCGGGACCATCGGCGGCTCGCTCGCCAACGACGATCCCGCCGCGTGCTATCCGTCCGCCGTGCTCGCGCTGAACGCGACGATCGTGACGGACCGCCGCCGCATCGCCGCCGACGATTTCTTCCTCGGCATGTACGAGACCGCGCTCGAACCGGATGAACTGATTACCGCCGTCGAGTTTCCGCTCGCCGAGCGCGCGGCTTACGAGAAGTTTCGCAATCCCGCGTCGCACTTCGCGCTGGTCGGCGTGTTCGTCGCGAAGCACGCGGACGGCGTGCGCGTCGGCGTGACCGGCGCCGCGCCTTCCGCGTTCCGGGCGACCGAACTGGAAGCGGCGTTGTCGAAGGACTTTTCGGTGTCGGCCGCGCGCAGCGTGACGATTCCCGCCGACGGACTCAACGACGACATGCACGCGAGCGCCGCCTACCGCGCGCATCTGATTCCGGTGCTCGCGGGCCGCGCCATCGAACGCGCGCTGTCGTTTTCGGCGTGA
- a CDS encoding xanthine dehydrogenase family protein molybdopterin-binding subunit → MNAPEQQKLIGAGVKRKEDYRFLTGAGQYTDDVVLPRQSYGVFLRSPHAHARIRGINTEQALASSGVIGVFTGKDLAGENVGGLPCGWLIHSTDGSPMHEPPHPVIAHDKVLHVGDQVALVVAESVKEAKDALELIEVDYEELPAIVDTGSAADAGQPLVHDSVPNNVCYNWGHGDKARTDAAFAQAAHVTTLDIVNQRLVPNAIEPRAVNASYSKHDDSYTVYVANQNPHVERLLMAAFVLSLPESKLRVIAPDVGGGFGSKIFLYPEDVALTWASKKVGRPIKWTAERSEAFLSDAHGRDHVTKAELALDNDGKFLAMRVHTTANMGAYLSTFASSVPTVLYATLLAGQYATPAIYAEVKAVFTNTVPVDAYRGAGRPEATYVVERLVETAARELNIDPVELRRRNFIREFPYATPVGLTYDTGDYDACLNRALELADVAGFAERRAQSEKEGKLRGIGYSCYIEACGLAPSNIAGALGARAGLFEAGEVRVHPTGSVTVFTGSHSHGQGHETTFAQVVADRLGVPIENVEVIHGDTGRIPFGMGTYGSRSISVGGSAIMKALDKVEAKAKKIAAHLLEASAEDIEFSNGVFRVAGTDRTKSFAEVSLAAYVPHNFPLETMEPGLNENAFYDPTNFTYPSGAYVCEVEVDRDTGETRIQKFTAVDDFGNVINPMIVEGQVHGGLGQGIGQAMLERCVYDKDSGQLLSGSFMDYAMPHAIDLPSFTVETAKGTPCTHNPLGVKGCGEAGAIGSPPAVINAILDALAPLGVKDMQMPATPHRVWSAMHSAQTAQTAETA, encoded by the coding sequence ATGAATGCCCCTGAGCAACAGAAACTGATCGGCGCTGGCGTCAAGCGCAAAGAAGACTATCGCTTCCTGACGGGCGCGGGCCAATACACCGACGACGTCGTCCTGCCGCGCCAAAGCTATGGCGTGTTCCTGCGTTCGCCGCACGCGCACGCGCGCATTCGCGGCATCAATACCGAGCAGGCGCTCGCGTCGTCGGGCGTGATCGGCGTGTTCACCGGCAAGGATCTCGCGGGCGAAAACGTCGGCGGCTTGCCGTGCGGATGGCTGATCCACAGCACGGACGGCTCGCCGATGCACGAGCCGCCGCATCCTGTGATCGCGCACGACAAGGTGCTGCACGTGGGCGATCAGGTGGCGCTCGTCGTCGCCGAATCGGTGAAGGAAGCGAAAGACGCGCTGGAGCTGATCGAGGTCGATTACGAGGAACTGCCCGCTATCGTCGATACGGGCAGCGCCGCCGATGCCGGCCAGCCGCTCGTGCACGACAGCGTGCCGAACAACGTCTGCTACAACTGGGGCCACGGCGACAAGGCGCGCACCGACGCCGCGTTCGCGCAGGCCGCGCATGTGACGACGCTCGATATCGTGAACCAGCGGCTCGTGCCGAACGCCATCGAGCCGCGCGCCGTCAACGCGAGCTATTCGAAGCACGACGACAGCTACACGGTCTACGTCGCGAATCAGAATCCGCACGTCGAGCGTCTGCTGATGGCGGCTTTCGTGCTATCGCTGCCGGAATCGAAGCTGCGCGTGATCGCGCCGGACGTGGGCGGCGGCTTCGGCTCGAAGATTTTCCTGTATCCGGAAGACGTGGCGCTGACGTGGGCATCGAAGAAAGTCGGGCGTCCGATCAAATGGACCGCCGAGCGTTCCGAAGCGTTTCTCTCCGACGCGCACGGCCGCGACCACGTGACCAAAGCGGAACTCGCGCTCGACAACGACGGCAAGTTCCTCGCGATGCGCGTTCACACGACGGCGAACATGGGCGCGTATTTGTCGACGTTCGCGTCGTCGGTGCCGACGGTGCTCTACGCGACGCTGCTCGCTGGTCAGTACGCCACGCCCGCCATCTACGCCGAAGTGAAGGCCGTGTTCACGAACACCGTTCCTGTCGATGCCTACCGCGGCGCGGGCCGCCCGGAAGCCACGTATGTGGTCGAACGGCTCGTCGAGACAGCGGCGCGTGAACTGAATATCGATCCGGTCGAACTGCGCCGACGCAACTTCATCCGCGAGTTTCCGTACGCGACGCCGGTCGGCCTCACCTACGACACCGGCGACTATGACGCGTGCCTGAACCGCGCGCTCGAACTCGCGGACGTCGCGGGATTCGCCGAGCGTCGCGCGCAGTCGGAAAAGGAAGGCAAGCTGCGCGGCATCGGCTATTCGTGCTACATCGAGGCGTGCGGGCTCGCGCCGTCGAACATTGCGGGCGCGCTCGGCGCGCGGGCGGGCCTCTTCGAAGCAGGCGAAGTGCGCGTGCATCCGACCGGCTCCGTCACCGTATTCACCGGATCGCACAGCCACGGTCAGGGCCACGAGACGACGTTCGCGCAAGTGGTCGCGGACCGGCTGGGCGTGCCGATCGAGAACGTCGAAGTCATTCACGGCGACACCGGCCGCATTCCGTTCGGCATGGGCACCTATGGATCGCGGTCGATCTCGGTCGGCGGCTCCGCGATCATGAAGGCGCTCGACAAGGTGGAAGCGAAGGCGAAGAAGATCGCCGCGCATTTGCTGGAAGCGTCGGCGGAAGACATCGAGTTTTCGAACGGCGTGTTTCGCGTCGCGGGCACGGACCGCACGAAGAGCTTCGCGGAGGTTTCGCTCGCCGCCTACGTGCCGCACAACTTCCCGCTCGAAACCATGGAGCCGGGCCTCAACGAAAACGCGTTTTACGATCCGACGAACTTCACGTACCCGTCCGGCGCTTACGTGTGCGAAGTCGAAGTGGACCGCGACACCGGCGAAACGCGCATCCAGAAGTTCACCGCGGTGGACGACTTCGGCAACGTCATCAACCCGATGATCGTGGAAGGGCAAGTGCACGGCGGCTTGGGGCAGGGCATCGGTCAGGCCATGCTGGAGCGCTGCGTGTATGACAAGGACAGCGGCCAGCTGCTTTCCGGCTCGTTCATGGATTACGCGATGCCGCACGCCATCGACTTGCCGAGCTTCACCGTCGAGACCGCGAAAGGCACGCCGTGCACGCACAACCCGCTCGGCGTGAAGGGCTGCGGCGAAGCAGGCGCGATCGGTTCGCCGCCCGCTGTCATCAACGCGATTCTCGATGCCCTCGCGCCGCTCGGCGTCAAGGACATGCAGATGCCCGCGACGCCGCACCGCGTCTGGAGCGCGATGCACTCCGCCCAGACCGCCCAAACCGCTGAAACCGCCTGA
- a CDS encoding 2Fe-2S iron-sulfur cluster-binding protein produces MTLSISLTVNGKPVTAKVEPHVLLVQFLRENLGLTGTHVGCDTAQCGACTVHLDGRAIKSCNILAAQADGMSVTTIEGMSKDGQLHPMQAAFRECHGLQCGFCTPGMVMSASALAAESPDLTEEEVRDQLDGNLCRCTGYHNIVKAVLEGTQNMKAGA; encoded by the coding sequence ATGACGCTCAGCATCAGCCTGACGGTCAACGGCAAACCCGTGACCGCGAAGGTCGAACCGCATGTCCTGCTCGTCCAGTTTCTCCGCGAAAACCTCGGGCTGACCGGCACGCACGTCGGCTGCGATACCGCGCAGTGCGGCGCGTGCACCGTTCATCTCGACGGCCGCGCGATCAAATCGTGCAACATCCTCGCCGCGCAAGCCGACGGCATGAGCGTGACGACCATCGAGGGCATGTCGAAAGACGGCCAGCTTCATCCGATGCAGGCGGCGTTCAGGGAATGTCACGGCCTGCAATGCGGTTTCTGCACGCCGGGCATGGTGATGAGCGCAAGCGCGCTCGCAGCCGAATCGCCCGATCTCACCGAGGAAGAAGTCCGCGATCAGCTCGACGGCAATCTCTGCCGCTGCACGGGCTATCACAACATCGTGAAGGCGGTCCTCGAAGGCACGCAGAACATGAAAGCGGGCGCCTGA
- a CDS encoding amino acid permease, with the protein MSLFRKKNIEHMLAGAHSTSLKKTLGALDLTFLGIGAIIGTGIFVLTGTGAVQAGPALMVSFIVAAIACCFAALAYAEFSSTIPVAGSIYTYSYATLGELAAWIIGWDLMLEYGLATSAVSVGWSGYLQSLLSGFGISLPTALTAAPGALPDHVTYFNLPAFLVMMVITWLLSIGVKESTRINNVMVAIKVTVVLLVIAVGVFHVKPDNWHPFMPHGWSGVFGAAAVMFFAFIGFDSVSSAAEEVKNPKRDLPIGIISSLAVCAVLYVAVAAVVTGIVPAAQFAHISHPVSYALQVAGQNWVAGFIDLGAVLGMLTVILVMSYGQTRIIYAMSRDGLLPAKLSSVHPRFATPFFTTWLVGIFFGLIGALVPLNVLAELINIGTLAAFSMVSIAVLILRRTHPDLPRAFRCPGVPVVPILAVASCLFLMLNLAATTWIAFIVWLVIGLVIYFVYSRRHSVLGRVQAQPSGAKSAKRETVTH; encoded by the coding sequence ATGTCGTTGTTCCGCAAGAAAAACATCGAGCACATGCTGGCCGGCGCGCACAGCACGTCTCTCAAGAAAACGCTGGGCGCGCTCGATCTGACGTTTCTCGGCATCGGCGCGATCATCGGCACCGGCATTTTCGTGCTGACGGGCACGGGCGCCGTGCAGGCCGGCCCGGCGCTCATGGTGTCGTTCATCGTCGCGGCGATTGCCTGCTGCTTCGCCGCGCTCGCCTACGCGGAGTTTTCCTCGACCATTCCGGTCGCCGGTTCCATCTATACCTATTCCTATGCGACGCTCGGCGAGTTGGCCGCGTGGATCATCGGCTGGGACTTGATGCTCGAATACGGACTCGCGACGTCCGCCGTTTCAGTCGGATGGTCGGGTTATCTGCAATCGCTGTTGTCGGGCTTCGGCATCAGCCTGCCGACGGCGCTCACCGCCGCGCCCGGCGCGCTGCCGGACCACGTCACATACTTCAACCTGCCCGCGTTCCTCGTGATGATGGTCATTACGTGGCTGCTGTCGATTGGCGTGAAGGAATCCACCCGCATCAACAACGTCATGGTCGCGATCAAGGTCACGGTCGTGCTGCTGGTGATCGCGGTCGGCGTGTTCCACGTCAAGCCGGACAACTGGCATCCGTTCATGCCGCACGGCTGGTCGGGCGTGTTCGGCGCGGCGGCGGTCATGTTCTTCGCGTTCATCGGCTTCGATTCGGTGTCGTCTGCCGCCGAGGAAGTAAAGAATCCGAAGCGCGATCTGCCCATCGGCATCATTTCGTCGCTCGCCGTGTGCGCGGTGCTGTACGTGGCGGTGGCGGCGGTCGTGACGGGCATCGTCCCGGCGGCGCAGTTCGCGCACATCTCGCATCCGGTGTCGTACGCGCTGCAAGTGGCGGGGCAGAACTGGGTGGCCGGTTTCATCGACCTCGGCGCGGTGCTCGGTATGCTCACCGTGATTCTCGTCATGAGCTACGGCCAGACGCGCATCATCTATGCGATGTCGCGTGACGGACTGCTGCCCGCGAAGCTCTCGAGCGTGCATCCGCGTTTCGCGACGCCGTTCTTCACGACGTGGCTCGTCGGCATCTTCTTCGGCCTGATCGGCGCGCTGGTGCCGCTCAACGTGCTCGCCGAACTCATTAACATCGGCACGCTCGCCGCGTTCTCGATGGTGTCCATCGCCGTGCTGATCCTGCGCCGCACGCATCCCGACCTGCCGCGCGCATTCCGCTGCCCGGGCGTGCCGGTGGTGCCGATTCTCGCGGTGGCGTCGTGCCTCTTCCTGATGCTCAATCTCGCAGCGACCACGTGGATCGCGTTTATCGTCTGGCTCGTGATCGGCCTCGTGATTTACTTCGTCTACTCGCGGCGTCATTCCGTGCTCGGCCGCGTTCAGGCGCAGCCGTCGGGCGCGAAGTCCGCCAAGCGGGAAACCGTGACGCACTGA
- the rqpR gene encoding response regulator transcription factor RqpR (The RqpSR system (Regulating Quorum sensing and Pathogenicity Sensor kinase and Response regulator) co-occurs with and modulates the expression of cis-2-dodecenoic acid quorum-sensing systems.), protein MTLKILLADDHAIVRRGVAQLLLERGVASEASEADTGAQALALAARVAFDVALLDISLPDTNGLDVLKRLKRDTPRLPVLMFSMYREDQYAVRALKAGASGYLSKTADPALMIRAVQQVAAGRKYVSSEMAEALASYVSLDSERMPHENLSDREFQTLCMLASGKRLTDIANALSLSVKTVSVYRTRLLDKMKLANNAELTFYVLSNRLVDMNPAIAC, encoded by the coding sequence ATGACGCTCAAGATTCTTCTCGCCGACGATCACGCCATCGTGCGGCGAGGCGTCGCGCAATTGCTGCTGGAACGCGGCGTGGCGTCAGAAGCGAGCGAAGCCGACACGGGCGCGCAGGCCCTGGCGCTCGCCGCGCGTGTCGCTTTCGACGTCGCGCTCCTCGACATCTCGCTGCCGGACACGAACGGTCTTGACGTGCTCAAGCGCCTGAAGCGCGACACGCCGCGTCTGCCGGTCCTGATGTTTTCGATGTATCGCGAAGATCAGTACGCGGTGCGCGCGCTGAAGGCCGGCGCGTCTGGCTACCTGTCGAAAACGGCGGACCCGGCGCTGATGATCCGCGCGGTTCAGCAAGTCGCCGCTGGCCGCAAGTACGTCAGCTCCGAAATGGCCGAGGCGCTGGCAAGCTACGTTTCGCTGGACAGCGAACGCATGCCGCACGAGAACCTTTCCGACCGCGAATTCCAGACACTGTGCATGCTCGCATCGGGCAAGCGGCTGACCGATATCGCGAACGCCCTGTCGTTGTCGGTAAAGACGGTCAGCGTTTATCGCACGCGCTTGCTGGACAAGATGAAGCTCGCAAACAACGCCGAACTCACGTTCTACGTCCTCTCCAACCGTCTCGTGGACATGAATCCGGCCATCGCGTGCTGA
- a CDS encoding ATP-binding protein: MNPSAVIALDERAPSRASLRGVSSPTPDAPGSPFSALIDAKLRGDRENQRLRARLRDLAAQAGAADERARRHLAGDLHDEAGAILTAANIAIARAEFLLPADAPAACAEALRHARECLAEVAATNHRIVEGLHAPSLEDGLAAALAEWLASFGARAGLVVNLSCSVEIYARRLPQNLAVALFRIAQESLGNVARHAHATRANVTLTADDEAVTLVVEDDGIGITPAARRKSGRLGLASMRTRCEAFGGALRVAASSTGGTCVRARLPLTATPRAALRAVND, encoded by the coding sequence ATGAATCCGTCGGCCGTGATCGCGCTGGATGAGCGCGCACCGTCCCGCGCCAGCTTGCGCGGCGTTTCGTCACCGACGCCGGACGCGCCCGGCTCACCGTTCTCCGCTCTGATCGACGCGAAGCTGCGAGGCGATCGCGAGAACCAGCGTTTGCGCGCCCGCCTGCGCGACCTCGCGGCGCAGGCCGGCGCCGCCGACGAGCGAGCCCGCCGCCATCTCGCCGGCGATCTGCACGACGAAGCGGGCGCGATTCTCACTGCGGCAAACATCGCGATTGCGCGCGCAGAATTCCTCCTTCCAGCCGATGCCCCCGCCGCGTGCGCCGAAGCCTTGCGCCACGCGCGGGAGTGTCTCGCCGAAGTCGCCGCGACAAATCACAGGATCGTGGAAGGGCTACATGCGCCGTCTTTGGAAGACGGCCTCGCTGCCGCGCTCGCCGAATGGCTCGCGAGCTTCGGCGCGCGCGCGGGTCTTGTCGTCAATTTATCCTGTTCGGTTGAAATCTACGCGCGACGCCTGCCGCAGAACCTTGCGGTTGCGCTTTTTCGCATCGCGCAGGAGTCGCTCGGCAATGTGGCGCGGCATGCGCACGCGACACGCGCAAACGTCACGCTAACGGCGGATGACGAGGCCGTCACACTCGTCGTGGAAGACGACGGCATCGGCATCACGCCAGCCGCGCGCCGCAAGTCCGGGCGGCTCGGGCTCGCGAGTATGCGCACGCGCTGCGAAGCCTTCGGCGGCGCGCTGCGCGTGGCGGCATCGAGCACGGGCGGCACGTGCGTGCGCGCCCGCCTGCCGTTGACCGCGACGCCGCGCGCCGCGCTGCGTGCGGTCAACGACTGA
- a CDS encoding ferredoxin--NADP reductase, which translates to MSNLNSQTVLSVHHWTDTLFSFTCTRDASFRFENGQFTMVGLEVDGKPLLRAYSLASANYEEHLEFLSIKVPDGPLTSRLQHLKVGDSVLIGKKPTGTLVADNLLPGKTLWLLSTGTGLAPFMSIIKDPDVYDRYEKIVLTHTCRFVDELAYKDFITEHLPAHEHIGEIVSEKLVYYPTVTREEFANRGRITDLIETKKLFSDLSVEPFSIENDRVMLCGSPHMLRDTRQLLDSLGFQEGSNNHPGHYVVEKAFVG; encoded by the coding sequence ATGAGCAACCTTAATTCTCAAACCGTTCTGAGCGTCCATCACTGGACCGACACGCTTTTCAGTTTCACCTGCACCCGCGACGCCTCGTTCCGCTTTGAGAACGGCCAGTTCACGATGGTGGGCCTCGAAGTCGACGGCAAGCCGCTCCTGCGCGCGTACAGCCTCGCGAGCGCGAACTACGAAGAGCATCTGGAATTTCTGAGCATCAAGGTGCCGGACGGCCCGCTGACCTCGCGTCTGCAGCACTTGAAGGTCGGCGATTCCGTGCTGATCGGCAAGAAGCCGACCGGCACGCTCGTCGCGGACAACCTGCTGCCCGGCAAGACGCTGTGGCTGCTCTCCACGGGCACGGGGCTCGCGCCGTTCATGTCGATCATCAAGGACCCGGACGTGTACGACCGCTACGAGAAGATCGTGCTGACGCACACGTGCCGTTTCGTCGATGAACTCGCGTACAAGGACTTCATCACCGAGCATCTGCCGGCGCACGAGCACATCGGCGAAATCGTGTCGGAGAAGCTCGTCTATTATCCGACCGTGACGCGCGAAGAATTCGCGAACCGCGGCCGCATCACGGACCTGATCGAGACGAAGAAGCTGTTCTCGGATCTGTCGGTGGAGCCGTTCTCGATCGAAAACGACCGTGTGATGCTCTGCGGCAGCCCGCACATGCTGCGCGACACGCGCCAGTTGCTCGACTCGCTGGGATTCCAGGAAGGCAGCAACAACCATCCGGGACATTACGTCGTGGAAAAAGCGTTCGTCGGCTGA
- the mgrA gene encoding L-glyceraldehyde 3-phosphate reductase produces the protein MAYEAASERYSSQMQYRTCGKSGLKLPALSLGLWHNFGDTTPISTQRDILRTAFDLGVTHFDLANNYGPPYGSAETNFGRLFKDDFKPYRDELLISTKAGWDMWPGPYGQGGGSRKYVLASLDQSLKRMGLDYVDIFYSHRFDADTPLEETAGALATAVHSGKALYVGISSYSAAKTREMARLLAEHKVPLLIHQPSYNMLNRWIEEELLDTLDDIGAGSIAFTPLAQGLLTSKYLNGVPQDARVNKPGGGSLKQEHLSQENLEHVRKLNELAQRRGQSLAQMALSWALRGGRVTSVLIGASRAEQVTENVGALSNLEFSQEELAEIDRYAQEGGINLWEKPSTDQRI, from the coding sequence ATGGCTTACGAAGCAGCATCCGAGCGTTACTCCTCGCAGATGCAATACCGCACGTGCGGCAAGAGCGGCCTCAAGCTGCCGGCTCTGTCGCTCGGTCTTTGGCACAACTTCGGCGACACCACGCCTATTTCGACGCAGCGCGACATTCTGCGCACCGCATTCGACCTCGGCGTCACGCATTTCGATTTGGCGAACAATTACGGCCCGCCGTACGGCAGCGCGGAAACCAACTTCGGGCGTCTCTTCAAGGACGACTTCAAGCCGTATCGCGATGAACTGCTGATCTCGACGAAAGCCGGCTGGGACATGTGGCCGGGTCCGTACGGGCAGGGCGGCGGTTCGCGCAAATACGTGCTGGCGAGCCTCGATCAGAGCCTGAAGCGCATGGGCCTGGATTACGTCGACATTTTCTACTCGCATCGCTTCGACGCCGATACGCCGCTCGAAGAGACCGCCGGCGCGCTCGCGACGGCCGTGCATTCGGGCAAGGCGCTGTATGTCGGCATCTCGTCGTACTCGGCGGCCAAGACGCGCGAAATGGCGAGGCTGCTGGCAGAGCACAAAGTGCCGCTCTTGATCCATCAGCCGTCGTACAACATGCTGAACCGCTGGATCGAAGAAGAACTGCTCGATACGCTCGACGACATCGGCGCGGGCAGCATCGCGTTCACGCCGCTCGCGCAAGGGCTGCTCACGAGCAAGTATCTGAACGGCGTGCCGCAGGATGCGCGCGTCAACAAGCCGGGCGGCGGATCACTCAAGCAGGAACACTTGAGCCAGGAGAATCTGGAGCACGTGCGCAAGCTGAACGAACTGGCGCAGCGGCGCGGCCAAAGCCTCGCGCAGATGGCGCTTTCGTGGGCGTTGCGCGGCGGGCGCGTGACCTCGGTGCTGATCGGCGCGAGCCGCGCGGAGCAAGTCACGGAGAACGTCGGTGCGTTGAGTAATCTGGAGTTCAGCCAGGAAGAACTCGCCGAAATCGACCGGTACGCGCAGGAAGGCGGCATCAATCTGTGGGAAAAGCCGTCGACGGATCAGCGCATCTGA
- a CDS encoding mechanosensitive ion channel domain-containing protein has protein sequence MNSIDKLRPAYDFMLTLGLTYGVNILMAILIVAVGWWISNIVANALRRTLNRTNVDATLTPVLASLVMWAIRVVAIVAALGKFGIAAASILTVLGAAGLAIGLALQGTLQNIAAGLMLLLLRPFRVGDYIEGIGVTAGTVNEIGLFTTRLTKADGVVMYVPNSIIWANPVTNFSANENRRVVLNFLVQHGQDVERVLAELRRLVTGDARIVQDGASAPWIAVTDYTDTGVKFNVGVWTRASDHPGVQADLLRKIQPLTRVPVAA, from the coding sequence ATGAATTCAATCGACAAATTGCGCCCCGCCTACGACTTCATGCTCACGCTTGGGCTGACCTACGGCGTCAACATCCTGATGGCGATTCTGATCGTCGCCGTCGGCTGGTGGATTTCGAACATCGTCGCGAACGCGCTGCGGCGTACGCTCAACCGCACGAACGTCGATGCCACGCTCACGCCGGTGCTCGCCAGTCTCGTGATGTGGGCGATCCGCGTGGTCGCCATCGTCGCGGCGCTCGGCAAGTTCGGCATCGCGGCGGCGAGCATTCTGACCGTGCTTGGCGCGGCGGGGCTTGCCATCGGACTCGCGCTGCAGGGCACGCTGCAGAACATCGCAGCCGGTTTGATGTTGCTGCTGCTGCGGCCGTTCCGCGTGGGCGACTATATCGAAGGAATCGGCGTGACGGCGGGCACGGTCAACGAGATCGGACTCTTCACGACGCGGCTCACGAAGGCCGACGGCGTCGTCATGTACGTGCCGAACAGCATTATCTGGGCGAACCCGGTGACGAACTTCAGCGCGAACGAAAACCGGCGCGTGGTGCTGAATTTTCTCGTGCAGCATGGTCAGGACGTCGAGCGCGTGCTGGCCGAACTGCGCAGACTCGTGACGGGCGATGCGCGCATCGTTCAGGACGGCGCGTCGGCACCGTGGATCGCCGTCACCGATTACACCGATACCGGCGTGAAGTTCAACGTGGGCGTGTGGACGCGCGCAAGCGATCATCCCGGCGTGCAAGCGGACCTGCTGCGTAAGATTCAGCCGCTGACGCGCGTGCCGGTCGCTGCATGA
- a CDS encoding DUF3185 family protein has translation MTRAISLALLVGGIVLLYFGGQSFHSLSNDVSRFFTGSPTNKTIWLIAGGIVASLAGLIGLALPSKR, from the coding sequence ATGACCCGAGCGATTTCTCTTGCGCTGCTCGTCGGCGGCATCGTGCTTCTGTACTTCGGCGGACAGTCGTTTCACTCGCTCAGCAACGACGTCTCGCGCTTCTTCACGGGGTCGCCGACTAACAAGACGATCTGGCTGATCGCGGGCGGCATCGTCGCGTCGCTCGCGGGGCTGATCGGACTCGCGCTGCCCTCGAAACGCTGA